A genomic segment from Halomicroarcula saliterrae encodes:
- a CDS encoding DUF4255 domain-containing protein — MTYEAIRHVTETFRDLLSETADHPELPVAPDEVQLASPGDVGPNDITRIGIYPYRVRKDGSVGSMNTTQVGDSTRRDPPLSVAIDYLVTAYPREDEDNDSGTIGQQQALGLALQTVSDRGVIEPEEMDRLDQGTRLTLSLSETPHEELMSLWARFDATFQPSVVVEAAPVMIASLNETEFTRIAERDVDVEQDPE, encoded by the coding sequence ATGACGTACGAGGCGATTCGGCACGTGACAGAGACGTTCCGCGACCTGCTCTCGGAGACGGCCGACCACCCGGAACTGCCCGTCGCGCCCGACGAGGTCCAGCTGGCGTCGCCGGGCGACGTCGGCCCGAACGACATCACGCGTATCGGTATCTACCCCTACCGCGTGCGCAAGGACGGCTCCGTCGGGTCGATGAACACCACACAGGTCGGTGACTCCACCCGCCGTGACCCGCCCCTGAGCGTCGCCATCGACTACCTCGTGACGGCCTACCCCAGAGAGGACGAGGACAACGACAGCGGGACCATCGGCCAGCAACAGGCGCTCGGCCTCGCCCTGCAGACCGTCAGCGACAGAGGCGTCATCGAACCCGAGGAGATGGACCGACTTGACCAGGGGACGCGACTGACCCTCTCGCTTTCGGAGACGCCACACGAGGAACTGATGTCGCTGTGGGCCCGTTTCGACGCCACGTTCCAGCCGTCTGTCGTCGTCGAGGCAGCGCCGGTGATGATCGCGTCGCTCAACGAGACGGAGTTTACCCGCATCGCCGAGCGGGACGTGGACGTCGAGCAGGACCCCGAGTGA
- a CDS encoding phage tail protein yields the protein MSNSSNSSDASPYGQYNFEVVIDGESVAGFSEVSGIAMQLETVSYQEGGVDEYVHQLPDQFAHANLVLQRGLTDDVTFWEWIQDVMSGNVTRKNVTVKVQENYMGPNTWGWQFLGAYPTTWRGPDLVGGRQGGVAIETIELAYKQFNKLSGAPG from the coding sequence ATGTCAAACAGTTCAAACTCATCCGACGCCAGCCCGTACGGCCAGTACAACTTCGAGGTCGTCATCGACGGTGAATCCGTCGCCGGCTTCTCGGAAGTCTCCGGCATCGCGATGCAACTGGAGACCGTCTCCTATCAGGAGGGCGGCGTCGACGAGTACGTCCACCAGCTCCCCGACCAGTTCGCCCACGCGAATCTGGTACTCCAGCGGGGGTTGACCGACGACGTCACCTTCTGGGAGTGGATTCAGGACGTCATGAGCGGGAACGTGACGCGGAAGAACGTCACGGTGAAAGTACAGGAGAACTACATGGGGCCCAACACGTGGGGCTGGCAGTTCCTCGGGGCCTACCCCACGACGTGGCGCGGCCCGGACCTCGTCGGCGGCCGACAGGGCGGCGTCGCCATCGAGACTATCGAACTCGCCTACAAGCAGTTCAACAAGCTCTCGGGAGCCCCCGGGTAG
- a CDS encoding DUF6760 family protein — protein sequence MIPLQDPDTLFEEVAFVAYHFGWSRQEVLEMAHWERQRWCEEISDINEQMNEGTTPTRQQDQQGGTFLDADDGGKVLSKSIDDLGE from the coding sequence ATGATTCCACTTCAGGACCCCGACACGCTGTTCGAGGAGGTCGCCTTCGTCGCGTATCACTTCGGGTGGTCACGGCAGGAGGTCCTGGAGATGGCCCACTGGGAGCGCCAGCGGTGGTGCGAGGAGATCAGCGACATCAACGAGCAGATGAACGAGGGAACCACCCCGACGCGACAACAGGACCAGCAGGGCGGGACGTTCCTCGACGCCGATGACGGCGGCAAGGTCCTCTCGAAGTCGATCGACGACCTCGGGGAGTGA
- a CDS encoding phage tail protein encodes MSSSQSKPIANTEFDVELDGTNIPGVIEVKLPEKNVETHNYREGTDMASGSKHLGEVTYTNLQFARAADSQNSSLDDWLTAAEEGRESDAKKQIAVMLKDRTGKTVARYNMEGAMVIQYSPPELNATPGGDQIAVETFVVDFDTMKIDRS; translated from the coding sequence ATGTCATCATCACAATCCAAGCCGATCGCCAACACCGAATTCGACGTCGAACTCGACGGGACCAACATCCCCGGTGTCATCGAAGTCAAACTGCCCGAGAAGAACGTCGAGACCCACAACTACCGCGAGGGGACCGACATGGCCTCGGGGAGCAAACACCTCGGTGAGGTCACTTACACGAACCTCCAGTTCGCACGCGCGGCCGACTCCCAGAACTCGTCGCTGGACGACTGGCTCACCGCTGCCGAAGAGGGCCGTGAATCCGACGCGAAAAAGCAGATCGCGGTCATGCTGAAAGACCGGACGGGCAAGACCGTCGCCCGATACAACATGGAGGGCGCGATGGTCATCCAGTACAGCCCGCCCGAGCTCAACGCGACGCCCGGCGGTGACCAGATCGCCGTCGAGACGTTCGTCGTCGACTTCGACACGATGAAGATCGACCGTTCGTGA
- a CDS encoding phage tail sheath family protein, whose product MSEYQSPGVYVEEVQSGSKAVEGVSTSTAGFLGQTERGPVEPRLVTNYADFERLYGASPKSSNLDAAVDGFFKNGGSRCFVGRVTGADVEDVATATLTDGESTEVAEVEATGPGQWGESVAVIVEESQYPDQFDITVRYWSGDLESVNKPRSDRPDPAPDVEEVYDGLSADPEASNFYEKRVESSVLIDIEYEADGTPATGLTWLHRDSLPTAYSDGGLVQEDGDETVVHIPEDLESMDEQSLEGIADPLELDTDDKEELVVELGDIREGETEVDVEVVPEKPEADGEVSLSDYEGVDKPGFRTGLAGFKAIDEISLVVAPDENDVQGLTDSLVAHCENMGDRFAILQSPQTPGPVSEMETPVDSSYAAYYYPWIEVLDPVTNREKLVPPGGHIAGIYSRTDQEHGVHKAPANETIRGIVGLQHNITKGEQDVLNPKGVNCIRSFQGRGIRLWGARTTSSDPEWKYLNVRRLFLFIEQSIQEGTQWAVFEPNEQDTWGRIRQSVNNFLRTVWRNGGLQGQSEDEAFYVKCGEETMSEDDIDNGRLIVEIGVAPVKPAEFVIFRISQDTEEA is encoded by the coding sequence ATGAGCGAATACCAGTCTCCAGGCGTCTACGTCGAAGAGGTGCAGAGCGGAAGCAAAGCTGTCGAGGGAGTCAGTACGAGCACTGCTGGCTTTCTCGGTCAGACAGAACGCGGTCCCGTCGAGCCACGTCTCGTCACGAACTACGCCGACTTCGAGCGGCTGTACGGCGCGAGTCCGAAGTCGTCGAACCTCGATGCGGCCGTCGACGGCTTCTTCAAGAACGGCGGGAGCCGCTGTTTCGTCGGTCGGGTCACCGGTGCCGACGTCGAGGACGTCGCAACGGCGACGCTGACCGACGGCGAGAGCACCGAAGTCGCCGAGGTCGAGGCCACCGGTCCCGGTCAGTGGGGTGAGTCCGTCGCCGTCATCGTCGAAGAGAGCCAGTATCCCGACCAGTTCGACATCACCGTCCGATACTGGTCCGGCGATCTTGAGTCGGTCAACAAGCCCCGCAGCGACCGTCCCGATCCGGCACCGGACGTGGAAGAAGTCTACGACGGTCTGTCGGCCGACCCGGAGGCCAGCAACTTCTACGAGAAGCGCGTCGAGAGCTCCGTGCTGATCGACATCGAATACGAGGCCGACGGCACCCCTGCCACGGGGCTAACGTGGCTCCACCGCGACAGCCTCCCGACGGCGTACTCCGACGGGGGGCTCGTTCAGGAGGACGGCGACGAGACGGTCGTCCACATCCCGGAGGACCTCGAATCGATGGACGAACAGAGCCTCGAGGGTATCGCGGACCCCCTCGAACTCGATACCGACGACAAGGAGGAACTCGTCGTCGAACTCGGCGATATCCGCGAGGGCGAGACGGAGGTCGACGTCGAAGTCGTCCCCGAGAAGCCAGAGGCCGACGGCGAGGTCTCGCTGAGCGACTACGAGGGCGTCGACAAGCCCGGCTTCCGCACCGGGCTGGCCGGGTTCAAGGCCATCGACGAGATATCCCTCGTCGTCGCCCCCGACGAGAACGACGTCCAGGGGCTGACGGACTCGCTGGTCGCTCACTGTGAGAACATGGGTGACCGGTTCGCCATCCTCCAGTCTCCCCAGACCCCGGGCCCGGTCTCCGAGATGGAGACGCCCGTCGACTCCTCGTACGCGGCGTACTACTACCCGTGGATCGAAGTGCTCGACCCGGTGACCAACCGCGAGAAGCTCGTTCCGCCGGGCGGACACATCGCCGGCATCTACTCTCGGACCGACCAGGAACACGGCGTCCACAAGGCTCCGGCCAACGAGACCATCCGCGGTATCGTCGGCCTGCAGCACAACATCACCAAAGGCGAACAGGACGTCCTCAACCCGAAGGGTGTCAACTGCATCCGGAGCTTCCAGGGTCGGGGCATCCGACTGTGGGGCGCTCGAACCACCTCCTCGGACCCCGAGTGGAAGTACCTCAACGTCCGACGCCTCTTCCTGTTCATCGAGCAGTCCATCCAGGAGGGCACCCAGTGGGCCGTCTTCGAGCCCAACGAGCAGGACACGTGGGGCCGCATCCGTCAGTCGGTGAACAACTTCCTCCGGACCGTCTGGCGTAACGGCGGTCTCCAGGGCCAGAGCGAAGACGAGGCCTTCTACGTGAAATGTGGCGAGGAGACGATGAGCGAAGACGACATCGACAACGGTCGTCTCATCGTCGAAATCGGTGTCGCACCCGTCAAGCCCGCCGAGTTCGTCATCTTCCGTATCAGTCAGGACACCGAGGAAGCGTAA
- a CDS encoding DUF4157 domain-containing protein, which produces MSFRSVSEAREKAGSAAMDPLEDDGDQRRSAGRDSGEGQQFGVEPYRDGHETVLQRLAQQHGTDQVRQWAAEGMPIETMGKTRDMADFRERQAERPPEVPKDIERQNAKSVQRSHNAYRNDSKAGDTQVPESVRSVISSSGQQLDASIQRAMEDRMGDSLGDVRVHTGPSAAKACDDINARAFTVGNHIAFNRGEYDPSSKEGQHVLAHELAHVRQQTGGAVSMLPQEGELAIDPDERLEREAEQTAERVMRGGMLGIQRMRKSDIHIQRTPAEVSVENNYSGVRQLKEEVDNLRQELSSLKDEVHSGWSEKATAMMGTGVTAATIAAGRAMAQPALQDQLANTATNPEVAVPAIAAGTVSFGVAAGKETINDAYSRVKDRLLGADDDEQGQREGDKGVEESDWFSGLRS; this is translated from the coding sequence ATGAGTTTCCGGTCAGTGAGCGAGGCCCGAGAGAAGGCCGGGTCGGCGGCGATGGACCCCCTCGAAGACGACGGGGACCAGCGCCGGTCGGCCGGCCGAGATTCCGGCGAGGGTCAGCAGTTCGGGGTCGAACCGTACCGAGACGGACACGAGACGGTGTTGCAACGGTTAGCACAACAGCACGGTACCGACCAGGTGCGCCAGTGGGCTGCCGAAGGCATGCCAATCGAGACGATGGGCAAGACGAGGGACATGGCGGACTTTCGCGAACGGCAGGCCGAGCGGCCGCCCGAAGTGCCAAAAGATATCGAACGGCAGAACGCCAAGTCCGTCCAGCGCAGTCACAATGCCTACCGGAACGACTCGAAGGCAGGCGATACGCAAGTGCCTGAGTCGGTCCGAAGCGTGATTTCCTCCTCGGGCCAGCAGTTGGACGCGAGCATCCAGCGCGCGATGGAAGACCGGATGGGCGACAGCCTCGGCGACGTGCGCGTCCACACCGGGCCGTCCGCAGCGAAAGCCTGTGACGACATCAACGCCCGCGCCTTCACCGTCGGCAACCACATCGCGTTCAACCGCGGCGAGTACGACCCCTCCTCAAAAGAGGGCCAGCACGTCCTGGCCCACGAGTTAGCGCACGTGCGACAACAGACCGGTGGAGCCGTGTCGATGCTGCCCCAAGAGGGCGAACTGGCTATCGACCCGGACGAACGCCTCGAACGGGAAGCCGAGCAAACGGCTGAGCGGGTGATGCGCGGGGGGATGTTGGGTATCCAGCGGATGCGGAAATCGGATATCCACATTCAGCGGACACCAGCGGAGGTCAGCGTCGAGAACAACTATTCGGGGGTCCGACAACTCAAAGAAGAAGTCGACAACCTTCGACAGGAACTCAGTTCACTCAAGGATGAGGTCCACTCGGGTTGGTCGGAGAAGGCGACTGCTATGATGGGCACGGGCGTAACTGCGGCAACAATTGCTGCCGGTCGTGCGATGGCCCAACCCGCCTTGCAAGACCAGCTCGCAAACACGGCTACCAATCCCGAGGTCGCAGTACCTGCTATCGCTGCCGGCACAGTTAGCTTTGGTGTCGCTGCTGGGAAAGAAACGATTAATGATGCCTACTCCCGAGTGAAAGACCGACTGCTTGGTGCTGATGATGACGAGCAGGGGCAACGTGAGGGAGACAAAGGAGTAGAAGAAAGTGACTGGTTCTCTGGATTGAGGTCCTAA
- a CDS encoding VirB4 family type IV secretion system protein, translated as MNFDFLPFIGTDSSGDAEPVDNDSGTDDGFTMSVDYESSDGPLSETPASHQSLLGPDSIEEGSTAIRTGDRWARTLWTAEFPDAPIDGIFEMLYSTAETRETDISMHIDPRDTESTLNSLENRIEDLEADVEYLAEKRRAGARGIQKDLTDHQELYDVLRNTSMKAFDISMYLTVRGETEETLDIDSVANTARRSPANLTPVTPRFAQMDVLTSNSPVGVDQLNSQLDTTTPMLSAAVGAMFPFVAGALAEPGIEYGTYALNESPLILDRFTRETGYCTMVIGKLGAGKSFSTKLQLVRRAMYDEDSMIVMLDPLEGFDGVNEALGGERVTVGGSRGFNPLELQPTPTDILESVPDIDPWSEQISWVLTFFETFFENVASSPLKDRKQTLRRAVQEAYERQGITKDPATHANPSPTIRDVIAVLEDILDDPGEFGYVTSGEQDRVKNDVQSLLIDLRPSFREGGDLANLAEPTQFDFTNDVIYLDLHQEEGTRGQTETSLMMQVLFNAVYERAKQTKKRVVFVIDEAHYLMGDSTSLGFLETAVRHSRHYDLSLQFITQTGGEFALTPEARTIANLCSMKLIHRVDEAAEQLAEWFGLSEREVNWVRSAKAGNDDDGYSEALLGVDEEGWFPLRVRASEYEVGVLDGTLSQATYTEVPDHLSGDSTHMPSSIGIADSGLSDSM; from the coding sequence ATGAATTTCGATTTCCTGCCGTTCATTGGAACGGATTCCTCGGGAGATGCCGAGCCAGTAGATAACGACTCTGGGACGGACGACGGATTCACGATGTCTGTCGACTACGAATCGAGCGACGGACCACTCTCTGAGACACCTGCCAGTCATCAGTCGCTGCTTGGGCCGGATTCAATCGAAGAAGGCTCAACGGCAATCAGAACGGGGGATAGATGGGCACGCACGCTCTGGACGGCTGAGTTTCCGGACGCACCTATTGATGGTATCTTCGAGATGCTCTACTCGACGGCCGAAACCCGTGAGACCGATATCTCGATGCACATCGATCCGCGCGATACCGAATCCACCTTGAATTCGCTCGAAAATCGCATCGAAGACCTCGAGGCTGACGTCGAATACTTAGCAGAGAAACGCCGTGCTGGGGCCCGAGGCATCCAGAAAGACCTCACTGACCATCAGGAGCTCTATGACGTCCTTCGCAATACGTCGATGAAAGCCTTCGACATCTCGATGTATCTCACGGTTCGAGGCGAGACTGAGGAGACACTCGATATCGATAGTGTCGCTAATACCGCTCGCCGGAGCCCGGCGAATCTGACGCCAGTCACCCCACGATTCGCACAGATGGATGTACTCACATCGAATAGTCCGGTCGGTGTCGACCAGCTCAACTCCCAACTGGATACCACGACGCCGATGCTTAGTGCTGCAGTCGGGGCCATGTTCCCCTTTGTTGCGGGTGCACTCGCCGAACCCGGTATCGAATACGGTACCTACGCGCTCAATGAAAGCCCGCTTATCCTTGATCGATTCACCCGGGAGACTGGCTACTGTACTATGGTCATCGGGAAACTCGGTGCGGGGAAATCCTTCTCGACGAAACTCCAACTCGTCCGTCGGGCGATGTACGACGAGGATTCGATGATAGTGATGCTTGATCCACTGGAGGGCTTTGACGGTGTGAACGAAGCCCTCGGTGGCGAACGTGTGACTGTCGGTGGCTCACGTGGGTTTAACCCACTGGAATTGCAGCCAACGCCGACAGATATCTTGGAATCCGTTCCGGATATCGATCCGTGGTCCGAGCAAATCTCGTGGGTGCTCACGTTCTTTGAGACGTTCTTCGAGAACGTTGCGAGCAGTCCACTCAAAGACCGCAAACAGACGCTTCGACGTGCTGTTCAGGAGGCATACGAGCGCCAGGGCATCACGAAAGATCCGGCGACCCACGCAAACCCCTCGCCGACGATTCGCGATGTTATCGCGGTCCTCGAAGACATCCTTGATGACCCGGGTGAATTTGGTTATGTCACCAGTGGCGAGCAAGACCGTGTGAAGAATGACGTCCAGTCCTTGCTCATTGACCTGCGCCCTTCGTTCCGTGAGGGCGGTGACTTAGCGAACCTCGCCGAACCCACGCAGTTCGATTTCACGAACGATGTAATCTACCTCGATTTACACCAAGAGGAGGGAACCCGCGGTCAGACAGAGACGAGTCTCATGATGCAGGTGTTATTCAACGCAGTCTATGAGCGTGCGAAACAGACCAAGAAACGCGTCGTGTTCGTCATTGATGAAGCGCACTATCTCATGGGCGATTCGACCTCGCTTGGCTTTCTGGAGACGGCAGTTCGACACAGCCGACACTACGACCTCTCGTTGCAGTTCATTACCCAGACTGGTGGCGAGTTTGCACTCACTCCTGAAGCCCGGACGATTGCGAACCTCTGTTCGATGAAGCTAATTCATCGTGTGGACGAGGCAGCAGAGCAGCTGGCCGAGTGGTTTGGACTTAGTGAGCGAGAAGTGAATTGGGTTCGTTCGGCGAAGGCTGGGAACGACGACGATGGCTACTCAGAAGCGCTGTTGGGTGTTGACGAGGAGGGATGGTTCCCACTTCGGGTTCGGGCGAGTGAATACGAGGTAGGTGTCCTTGATGGCACTCTTAGCCAAGCAACCTATACAGAGGTCCCAGATCACCTAAGTGGCGATAGCACACACATGCCATCCTCTATCGGGATAGCCGATAGTGGATTATCAGATAGCATGTAG
- a CDS encoding SWIM zinc finger family protein codes for MHPLAQLDFSKRVAKRAQYEALDISICGTDILVRNESHATPEDHEYTVSIDDGIPVSCTCPADARFEGACKHRVAVAIRRPLLDTLESMKRGDPPIAADGGLSPSQADGGHTSDTSDVSTDSSADLLELDSEECPECLTDFPCWECYRTGIADFD; via the coding sequence ATGCATCCATTAGCACAACTCGATTTCAGCAAGCGAGTGGCAAAGCGGGCTCAGTACGAAGCCCTCGACATCTCCATCTGTGGAACCGATATTCTCGTTCGAAACGAGAGCCACGCGACCCCCGAGGACCACGAGTACACCGTCTCCATCGACGATGGGATTCCAGTTTCGTGTACTTGCCCGGCAGATGCCCGATTTGAGGGGGCGTGCAAACACCGGGTGGCTGTAGCGATTCGACGGCCACTGCTTGATACGCTTGAGAGTATGAAACGAGGCGACCCACCTATTGCTGCTGATGGCGGTCTCTCGCCGTCACAGGCCGATGGAGGCCATACCTCAGACACCAGTGACGTATCGACCGATTCATCGGCCGACCTTCTTGAGCTGGATAGCGAGGAATGTCCAGAGTGCCTTACTGACTTCCCATGCTGGGAGTGCTATCGGACTGGGATAGCCGATTTCGATTGA
- a CDS encoding acetamidase/formamidase family protein — protein MAQQGVQEELYVDQYTLGLVGPDQEWAGTVADGGRVTTYTPPGCWGPMVTPSFRGGHEVTRPIRVEGASVGDAVAIHIRDIEVTSMATSTGSMAEREKAFNDDPFVDHRCPECGTTWPDSVVEGTGEDAIKCAECGANASSFGFEYGYTVAFDHENAVGITLNKEGAHELATNAEEVMDIPENARQHPILLYEPDGMPGTLGRLRPFIGNIGTTPPVTMPDSHNAGDFGQSLIGAEHDYGVETEADLEQRTDGHMDIPEVRPGATLICPVVVDGGGIYVGDLHANQGDGELSLHTTDVSGTVTMDVEVIEGLELDGPILLPNEEDLPHISQPYSEEEREAGRALGEEHGVDAKTEMGPIQVVGSGATINDATQNAFDRTTKLLDMSEGEVRARCTFTGGVQIGRLPGVVQLDMLAPFDVLEERGLDDAVREQYGL, from the coding sequence ATGGCACAACAAGGTGTACAAGAGGAGCTGTACGTGGATCAGTACACACTCGGACTGGTCGGTCCCGACCAGGAGTGGGCTGGCACGGTCGCTGACGGTGGGCGAGTCACGACATACACTCCACCGGGCTGTTGGGGACCGATGGTAACGCCCTCTTTCCGCGGTGGCCACGAGGTGACGCGCCCGATCCGTGTTGAGGGTGCAAGCGTCGGCGACGCGGTGGCAATCCACATCCGCGACATCGAGGTGACGAGCATGGCAACCAGTACGGGGTCGATGGCCGAACGCGAAAAGGCCTTCAACGACGACCCGTTCGTTGACCATCGGTGTCCCGAGTGCGGTACAACCTGGCCCGATTCAGTCGTCGAGGGCACCGGTGAAGATGCAATTAAGTGTGCTGAGTGTGGTGCAAACGCTTCCTCCTTCGGCTTTGAATACGGCTACACCGTGGCCTTCGACCACGAGAACGCCGTCGGGATTACGCTCAATAAGGAGGGTGCCCACGAGCTAGCGACGAACGCAGAGGAAGTGATGGATATTCCTGAGAACGCTCGCCAGCATCCGATATTGCTGTACGAACCCGACGGGATGCCCGGCACACTCGGCCGACTGCGGCCGTTCATCGGGAACATTGGCACAACACCGCCGGTTACGATGCCAGATTCGCACAACGCGGGAGACTTCGGACAGAGCCTCATCGGGGCTGAGCACGACTACGGCGTTGAGACCGAAGCTGACCTCGAACAGCGAACTGACGGTCACATGGACATCCCAGAAGTCCGCCCAGGCGCGACGCTAATCTGTCCAGTTGTCGTCGATGGCGGTGGCATCTATGTCGGCGACCTCCACGCGAATCAGGGCGACGGGGAGCTCTCGTTGCACACCACCGACGTGAGCGGAACCGTCACGATGGATGTCGAGGTAATCGAAGGACTCGAACTCGACGGACCTATCCTGCTTCCTAACGAGGAAGATCTCCCGCACATCAGCCAGCCCTACAGTGAAGAAGAACGCGAAGCCGGTCGTGCTCTCGGTGAGGAACACGGCGTCGACGCAAAGACAGAGATGGGTCCGATTCAGGTGGTCGGGTCCGGTGCGACGATTAACGATGCCACACAGAACGCCTTCGACCGGACAACGAAACTGCTCGATATGAGTGAAGGCGAGGTCCGAGCGCGCTGTACCTTTACTGGGGGCGTTCAGATTGGGCGACTCCCTGGTGTTGTCCAGCTGGATATGCTTGCGCCATTTGATGTCTTAGAAGAGCGTGGTCTCGATGACGCCGTCCGAGAACAGTACGGGCTATAG
- a CDS encoding transcription initiation factor IIB: protein MHTRDIYDSGFDEESGRTCNQTSCPECDGRLETGGGETSCLTCGLIVDSYYLDHAAEPRTFADDDTSKERTGAPLTEARHDRGLSTEIGWGKDANGNALSGRKRRQLGRLRREHTRGRWRSKAERNLAHGLGSITRLTGALDLPYAIREQTCALFKEAQKEDLLKGRSIEAIAAGCVYGVCRVNGITRTIEEVTEHARIEESSILNAYRTINEVLSLPAPPRSPQEFVRKLASDFELPPEVIHQAEELATCAHEQGVSVGKHPGGFAATCLRVVAADFGHRVIQRELANAAGVSAVTVRSHRAAVETLLEESR from the coding sequence ATGCATACGAGAGACATCTACGACAGTGGATTCGACGAAGAATCCGGCCGAACATGCAACCAGACGTCCTGTCCCGAATGCGACGGGCGACTCGAAACTGGCGGCGGCGAGACGAGCTGCCTGACGTGTGGACTCATCGTCGATAGCTATTATCTTGATCACGCAGCTGAACCGAGGACGTTCGCCGATGACGACACCTCGAAAGAGCGCACCGGGGCACCACTGACCGAGGCCCGTCATGACCGCGGGCTCTCAACTGAAATCGGCTGGGGGAAAGACGCAAATGGGAACGCACTCTCGGGACGAAAGCGCAGACAGCTTGGACGCCTTCGACGCGAGCACACCAGAGGCCGGTGGCGCTCGAAAGCAGAGCGGAATCTTGCACACGGACTGGGTTCGATTACCAGACTCACTGGAGCATTGGATCTCCCGTATGCGATTCGAGAGCAGACCTGTGCGTTGTTCAAAGAGGCTCAAAAAGAGGACTTACTCAAAGGACGGTCTATCGAAGCCATTGCCGCGGGGTGTGTTTACGGCGTCTGTCGGGTCAACGGTATCACGCGCACTATTGAGGAAGTCACGGAACACGCCCGCATTGAGGAGTCCAGCATACTCAACGCCTATCGCACAATCAACGAGGTTCTTTCCTTACCTGCCCCACCTCGGTCGCCCCAGGAGTTCGTCCGAAAGCTCGCAAGCGATTTCGAGTTACCACCTGAGGTAATCCATCAGGCAGAGGAACTGGCCACATGCGCCCATGAACAGGGGGTGAGCGTGGGGAAACATCCGGGTGGCTTTGCAGCGACGTGTCTCCGGGTCGTTGCGGCCGACTTTGGACACAGGGTGATTCAACGAGAACTCGCCAATGCAGCTGGGGTGAGTGCCGTCACGGTTCGGAGTCATCGAGCGGCCGTCGAGACACTCCTGGAGGAGTCTCGATGA
- a CDS encoding ImmA/IrrE family metallo-endopeptidase, whose product MQSTNPATSFDDKATRKDEMHQTIEAWCEELTDLVAEADASEHFQEWLDVQSRFHEYSYRNTLLIQRQYPEATKVAGYKTWQTEFNRQVKGGEQAIWIWAPIIANQCPECGNSPSYHESADCSYSETPSSEWSRGPVAFRPVSVFNVSQTEGEPLPELETDATGAVDGCFQALCDTSEELNVLLEIVSPAAWDHGGAKGICVTDVSKSESIPIEIKDIDNRTAMAGTLIHEYAHALLHSGPKSVSTPERAKREVEAEAVAYVVGRYLGLNMRGSAFYLAAWQDDEPDEITERLGRITRTAQTIIGAVSANQ is encoded by the coding sequence ATGCAATCAACAAATCCAGCAACATCCTTCGACGACAAAGCAACTCGGAAAGACGAGATGCACCAGACTATCGAAGCGTGGTGTGAGGAACTCACTGACCTCGTCGCCGAAGCCGACGCCAGTGAGCACTTTCAGGAATGGTTGGACGTCCAGAGTCGTTTCCACGAGTATTCGTATCGAAATACGCTGCTCATCCAGCGTCAGTATCCTGAGGCAACGAAGGTTGCAGGCTACAAGACGTGGCAAACCGAGTTCAACAGGCAGGTCAAAGGGGGCGAGCAGGCTATCTGGATCTGGGCACCAATCATCGCCAACCAGTGTCCCGAGTGTGGCAATTCTCCGAGCTATCACGAGAGCGCTGATTGTTCCTACAGCGAAACGCCATCCTCGGAGTGGTCCAGAGGGCCTGTTGCCTTCCGACCTGTCTCGGTCTTCAATGTCTCCCAGACTGAGGGCGAACCACTCCCCGAACTAGAAACGGATGCAACTGGCGCAGTGGATGGGTGTTTTCAGGCACTCTGTGACACCAGTGAGGAACTGAACGTCCTGCTCGAAATCGTCTCACCAGCGGCGTGGGACCACGGCGGCGCAAAGGGCATTTGCGTGACAGACGTGTCTAAGTCGGAGTCAATCCCCATAGAGATCAAAGACATCGATAATAGAACTGCGATGGCTGGGACGTTGATTCACGAGTACGCCCACGCCTTGCTGCATAGTGGTCCCAAATCTGTGTCGACACCCGAACGAGCAAAACGAGAAGTCGAAGCAGAAGCAGTAGCCTACGTTGTCGGTCGATATCTTGGGTTGAATATGCGTGGTTCGGCGTTCTACCTTGCTGCGTGGCAAGACGACGAGCCAGACGAAATCACTGAACGACTTGGTCGGATCACGCGAACGGCACAGACGATAATTGGGGCTGTGAGTGCCAATCAATGA